In one Culex quinquefasciatus strain JHB chromosome 2, VPISU_Cqui_1.0_pri_paternal, whole genome shotgun sequence genomic region, the following are encoded:
- the LOC6047111 gene encoding uncharacterized protein LOC6047111: MKLLILVVSVQLVALIRADIPGTFLNRTTHRGVDPSAAAASSDQQCDGLSYYTTCTPGMCEMVQVCLGASTEYRYCSMVNPDKPFCNKGECSDVPDFSGGCEPNHLWCTGEGWFPDPNVCWLYHYCEELNVMSDVAMCPAGYVYNPETSMCKKKLSDEDCIRIECDADEVLSPYGESKRYFGFCQLEGAMSINIRMYQCPDDTKFNGKGCVYECTAVGRFGVDSDPSVFYTCFEVGGEAMLEKCPVGKTFDKSKGVCTIPPPTN, encoded by the exons ATGAAGCTTCTCATTCTCGTGGTATCGGTCCAGCTAGTCGCTCTAATCCGGGCGGATATTCCCGGAACCTTCCTAAACCGTACCACCCATCGAGGTGTAGATCCATCTGCTGCGGCAGCGTCTTCGGACCAGCAGTGCGATGGCCTGAGCTATTACACCACCTGCACTCCCGGCATGTGTGAAATGGTTCAGGTGTGCTTGGGCGCCTCAACGGAGTATCGCTACTGCAGCATGGTGAATCCCGATAAGCCGTTTTGCAACAAGGGCGAGTGTTCGGATGTGCCCGACTTTAGTGGCGGCTGTGAACCTAATCATTTGTGGTGTACCGGAGAGGGCTGGTTCCCGG ATCCTAACGTTTGCTGGCTGTATCACTACTGCGAAGAATTGAACGTAATGTCCGACGTGGCCATGTGTCCTGCGGGATATGTTTACAATCCGGAAACTAGTATGTGTAAAAAGAAGCTATCCGACGAAGACTGTATCCGGATTGAGTGTGACGCCGATGAGGTATTGTCTCCGTACGGTGAGAGTAAACGTTACTTTGGATTCTGTCAGCTGGAAGGGGCTATGTCGATCAACATCCGGATGTACCAGTGTCCAGATGATACCAAGTTCAACGGCAAAGGATGTGTGTACGAGTGTACGGCAGTAGGAAGATTCGGTGTAGATTCGGATCcaagtgttttctatacttgtTTTGAGGTTGGAGGTGAAGCAATGCTAGAAAAGTGTCCTGTAGGTAAAACGTTTGACAAATCCAAAGGAGTCTGCACAATTCCTCCACCAACAAATTAG
- the LOC6047110 gene encoding uncharacterized protein LOC6047110: MDRARLALAATLLLQLTYLQAQDPFDVPGTRVSPLARVFTAGDCADGTGKSSVCSSCTAVDVCVAGASIGSATCGTATPYCNEGEVEATCSTTPSSDCGGAEAGQPAAITCASLGLLPDPVNCRYYHLCLSVGTAVQSAVYECPPGYAFSVAVLACRSTLYQSCVSVTCNASNTFVYYGSSQRYYAYCAAAATTGAAPTPHIFKCPNRAVFNMNTRSCVYTCFGQGNFVNTNDLNTYYQCYLSNGRMVSQLRRCPVGPSGATTFNQTLGYCT; the protein is encoded by the exons ATGGATCGTGCTCGTTTAGCCTTGGCAGCAACGCTGCTGCTACAGCTGACCTACCTTCAAGCTCAGGATCCGTTCGACGTCCCAGGAACACGAGTGTCCCCTCTAGCACGAGTATTCACTGCCGGTGACTGCGCCGACGGAACGGGCAAGTCCTCGGTCTGCTCCAGCTGTACCGCGGTGGACGTGTGCGTCGCTGGTGCATCCATTGGATCGGCCACCTGTGGCACAGCCACTCCGTACTGCAACGAAGGCGAGGTAGAGGCCACCTGCTCAACAACCCCGTCGAGTGACTGCGGTGGCGCCGAGGCCGGGCAGCCTGCAGCTATTACGTGTGCCTCGCTGGGGCTACTACCGG ATCCCGTCAACTGCCGCTACTACCACTTGTGTCTGTCGGTTGGAACGGCCGTACAATCCGCGGTGTACGAATGTCCTCCGGGGTATGCGTTCAGCGTGGCCGTACTGGCGTGCCGCTCCACGCTGTACCAGTCGTGCGTGTCCGTTACCTGTAACGCTAGCAACACCTTCGTGTACTACGGATCTTCCCAGCGGTATTACGCGTACTGTGCAGCTGCAGCGACCACCGGAGCGGCGCCAACTCCGCACATCTTCAAATGTCCAAATCGGGCCGTTTTCAACATGAACACGCGATCTTGTGTTTATACCTGCTTCGGACAGGGTAATTTTGTAAACACCAACGATCTGAACACGTACTACCAATGCTACCTGTCTAACGGTCGAATGGTGTCCCAGCTGAGAAGATGCCCAGTGGGACCAAGTGGGGCGACTACGTTCAACCAAACGTTGGGGTATTGCACGTGA
- the LOC6047112 gene encoding uncharacterized protein LOC6047112: MELLVLATFFQLTLLQTNFSPVASYEQCDGQRYYNTCGGGGMCQYVLICLGDMTEYRYCPSLDPSKPYCNRGECSETPDFSLEDCSPRVIYCSGTGIFPDPDVCSLYHNCTSPQVLSTVLQCPEGEVFDPEALACKLPTGPENCMRVRCTVDELFSRYGTSKRFYGYCELMPNGYSYSDTRIYRCPDGTTFNGRMCSYQCPEVGRFANGANPSAYYECYEQGGEAISMTCAPGKVFDASRSACRTPMV; the protein is encoded by the exons ATGGAGCTTCTGGTCCTAGCGACGTTCTTTCAGCTCACGCTGCTCCAGACCAACTTCTCTCCAGTAGCGTCCTATGAACAGTGCGATGGTCAACGGTACTACAACACCTGCGGAGGCGGTGGCATGTGTCAATACGTCCTGATTTGCCTGGGAGACATGACAGAGTACAGATACTGTCCGTCTTTGGACCCCAGCAAACCATACTGTAACCGGGGAGAGTGTTCCGAAACTCCGGACTTTAGCCTGGAAGACTGCTCCCCAAGGGTGATTTATTGCTCTGGTACTGGGATATTCCCTG ATCCAGATGTGTGTTCGTTGTACCACAATTGCACATCGCCGCAGGTGCTGTCCACCGTACTGCAGTGTCCCGAGGGGGAAGTCTTTGATCCGGAAGCGTTGGCCTGTAAACTGCCAACTGGGCCGGAAAATTGCATGAGAGTTCGATGTACGGTGGACGAGCTGTTTTCCCGCTACGGAACCAGCAAACGCTTCTACGGATACTGCGAATTGATGCCCAACGGATATTCGTATTCCGATACTAGAATCTACAGGTGCCCGGATGGGACCACGTTCAACGGACGCATGTGTTCGTACCAGTGCCCTGAAGTGGGTCGTTTTGCAAACGGTGCCAACCCGAGTGCCTATTACGAGTGTTACGAACAGGGCGGTGAAGCGATCAGCATGACTTGTGCCCCAGGGAAGGTGTTTGATGCATCTAGATCGGCGTGTAGGACACCGATGGTGTAA
- the LOC6047109 gene encoding uncharacterized protein LOC6047109, translating into MSNLLHTFLILAPFITFSKTQCTTGSRFACANCSTVSVCSYGGIQVDTFRCDSVNASRPFCSGNTGVCKSAPEGSCIQPSELCPRASDTFPNPSNCLQYIHCDAQKQAQTVRCSPSSYVYDHSTRSCKQRQTSNDCFQVNCALASNLNCWTSYRPVPKLAFYCSIAVGPMTFECSTGENQIFNVVSRSCVFGCPSEGRFPVPDDGTKYYQCARGVYGVLVAQKVSCSAGLVFDPSLANCTVASSTTTEPATTLVTVGSTTAVDTTELTTSPAETTTSSTATETSTSN; encoded by the exons ATGTCGAATTTGCTCCATACTTTTCTGATTTTAGCACCTTTCATAACCTTTTCCAAGACTCAGTGTACTACCGGATCAAGATTTGCATGCGCAAATTGTTCCACCGTTAGC GTTTGCTCGTACGGAGGCATTCAAGTTGACACGTTCCGCTGTGACTCGGTCAATGCAAGTCGTCCCTTCTGCTCCGGCAACACTGGAGTCTGCAAAAGTGCCCCAGAAGGAAGTTGCATCCAACCAAGTGAACTATGTCCGCGTGCTTCGGATACCTTTCCAA ATCCATCCAACTGTTTGCAGTACATCCACTGTGATGCCCAAAAGCAAGCCCAAACAGTCCGCTGCTCACCGAGCAGTTACGTGTACGACCATTCCACCAGATCTTGCAAGCAGCGCCAGACCAGCAACGACTGCTTCCAGGTCAACTGCGCCCTGGCAAGCAATCTCAACTGCTGGACATCCTATCGACCCGTTCCAAAACTCGCATTCTACTGCTCCATCGCCGTAGGCCCGATGACCTTCGAATGCTCCACCGGCGAaaaccaaatcttcaatgtcgtCAGCCGGTCGTGCGTCTTTGGCTGTCCCAGTGAAGGTCGCTTCCCGGTTCCGGATGACGGCACCAAGTACTACCAGTGTGCTCGTGGGGTGTACGGTGTG CTTGTGGCGCAGAAAGTCTCATGTTCAGCGGGTTTGGTGTTTGATCCGAGTTTGGCTAATTGTACCGTGGCGtcatcaacaacaacagaaCCCGCAACAACTTTGGTGACCGTCGGATCTACAACTGCTGTCGATACGACAGAACTTACAACAAGTCCTGCGGAAACAACGACTTCTTCAACAGCTACTGAAACGTCTACTTCTAATTAA
- the LOC6047108 gene encoding uncharacterized protein LOC6047108, translating to MLSKLVVFVALVQLSQIRADFPGNRINRTVSAIKKGVDSTVEPCDGLGHYSTCTSCDTVQVCLGTEVTSRHCGSLSPDKPYCNNGQCSGVPTFEGACQPQPIWCSDEGFFPDPFVCQMFHYCQKGGFPSEVYQCPGDSVFNPDTLECRKRENDAQCMVINCKANEVFSKYGTSERFFGYCAMQVGYATAVRVFRCAEGTKFDGQKCVYDCKTEGRFADVRSQYIWYECVRNEAGQLESITNKCPWGRVVDINLGVCIPWNARAEVIQL from the exons ATGTTGTCCAAGTTGGTAGTTTTCGTTGCCCTGGTTCAGCTGTCGCAGATCCGTGCGGACTTTCCCGGCAATCGTATAAACCGGACCGTTTCGGCGATCAAGAAGGGTGTGGACTCCACTGTGGAACCATGCGACGGGTTGGGCCACTACTCGACGTGTACCTCGTGTGACACCGTCCAGGTTTGCTTGGGCACCGAGGTGACCTCGCGGCACTGTGGATCGCTGTCGCCGGACAAGCCGTACTGCAACAACGGCCAGTGCTCGGGAGTTCCAACGTTCGAGGGTGCCTGCCAGCCCCAGCCTATCTGGTGCTCGGATGAGGGTTTCTTCCCGG ATCCTTTCGTGTGCCAGATGTTCCACTACTGCCAGAAGGGAGGCTTCCCGTCTGAGGTGTACCAGTGCCCCGGCGATAGCGTGTTCAACCCGGACACCCTGGAGTGCCGCAAGCGCGAGAACGACGCCCAGTGTATGGTGATCAACTGCAAGGCCAACGAGGTTTTCTCCAAGTACGGAACCAGTGAGCGCTTCTTCGGGTACTGCGCCATGCAGGTTGGCTATGCGACCGCCGTCCGGGTGTTCCGGTGCGCCGAGGGAACCAAGTTCGATGGCCAGAAGTGCGTGTACGACTGTAAGACCGAGGGCAGATTCGCCGATGTCCGGTCGCAGTACATCTGGTACGAGTGCGTCCGAAACGAGGCCGGCCAGCTGGAGTCCATCACGAACAAGTGCCCGTGGGGAAGGGTGGTCGATATCAATCTGGGCGTTTGCATTCCGTGGAACGCACGTGCGGAAGTTATCCAGCTGTAA